A section of the Pseudomonas flavescens genome encodes:
- a CDS encoding pilus assembly protein PilM, with protein MLGLFSKKANTLLGIDISSTSVKLLELSRSGSRYKVEAYAVEPLPANAVVEKNIAELEGVGQALSRVLAKAKTNVRSVSVAVAGSAVITKTVEMEAGLSDDELENQIKLEADQYIPYPLEEVAIDFEVQGISARNSERVEVLLAACRKENVEVREAALALAGLTAKVVDVEAYALERAYGLLSEQLGGVHDDLTVAVVDIGATMTTLSVLHNGRTIYTREQLFGGRQLTEEIQRRYGLSVDEAGLAKKQGGLPDDYESEVLQPFKDALVQQVSRSLQFFFAAGQYNDVDYILLAGGTASIPDLDRLIQQKIGTQTLVANPFADMALSGKVNAGALASDAPALMIACGLAMRSFD; from the coding sequence GTGCTAGGGCTCTTCAGTAAGAAAGCGAATACGCTTTTGGGGATCGATATAAGTTCGACCTCAGTCAAGCTCCTCGAATTGAGTCGCTCAGGAAGCCGCTACAAGGTAGAGGCTTACGCTGTCGAGCCGCTCCCCGCCAATGCTGTCGTCGAAAAGAACATCGCCGAACTCGAGGGAGTCGGTCAGGCGTTGTCGCGGGTTCTGGCCAAGGCCAAGACCAATGTGCGTTCGGTTTCCGTCGCCGTGGCCGGCTCTGCGGTGATCACCAAGACCGTCGAGATGGAAGCGGGGCTTTCGGACGATGAGCTGGAAAACCAGATCAAGCTCGAAGCTGACCAGTACATTCCGTACCCGCTGGAAGAGGTGGCGATCGATTTCGAGGTCCAGGGCATCTCTGCGCGCAATTCCGAGCGGGTCGAAGTGCTGCTGGCAGCCTGTCGCAAGGAAAACGTCGAAGTTCGCGAGGCGGCTCTTGCGCTGGCTGGGCTGACTGCCAAGGTGGTGGATGTCGAGGCCTATGCGCTGGAGCGTGCCTATGGGTTGCTTTCCGAGCAGCTCGGTGGCGTGCATGACGATCTGACCGTGGCCGTCGTCGATATCGGCGCGACCATGACCACCCTCAGCGTGCTGCACAACGGGCGTACCATCTACACCCGTGAGCAACTGTTCGGTGGTCGTCAGTTGACCGAGGAAATCCAGCGCCGTTATGGCCTGTCCGTCGATGAGGCCGGCCTTGCCAAGAAGCAGGGTGGCTTGCCCGACGACTATGAAAGCGAAGTATTGCAGCCCTTCAAGGACGCGCTCGTGCAGCAGGTGTCCCGTTCCCTGCAGTTCTTCTTCGCTGCTGGCCAGTACAACGATGTGGATTACATCCTGCTGGCGGGTGGCACGGCCTCGATCCCTGATCTGGACCGTCTCATTCAGCAGAAGATCGGTACCCAGACGCTGGTCGCCAACCCGTTCGCGGACATGGCCCTGAGCGGCAAAGTCAATGCAGGGGCACTGGCCAGTGATGCGCCGGCACTGATGATTGCCTGCGGCCTGGCGATGAGGAGTTTCGACTGA
- a CDS encoding thermonuclease family protein yields the protein MAVFALLKKASLVGAFFVSVACLPAHAFCPAPGKLAQVKVQRVVDGDTLRLVDGRSVRLIGINAPELARKGRPAEPYAEAARDRLSQLVEANGGRVGVKAGEQKKDRYGRTLAHLYDRGGKNLEARMLAEGLGQLVAVAPNAALVTCHRQAERQARSARVGLWSQLRPLPARAVRSGGFALLEGQVQRVERNRGGVWVELGHSVVLRIAPQVLDTFDPKLLRELQGKRIEARGWMIDRSRKGGLKTGQARWMLPLTHGAMLEVLP from the coding sequence ATGGCTGTTTTCGCACTATTGAAGAAGGCGTCCCTCGTGGGCGCCTTTTTCGTTTCTGTCGCATGCCTTCCGGCCCATGCCTTCTGCCCGGCTCCCGGCAAGCTGGCCCAGGTCAAGGTACAGCGCGTGGTGGATGGCGATACCCTGCGGCTGGTGGATGGTCGCAGTGTCCGCCTGATCGGTATCAATGCCCCGGAGCTGGCGCGCAAGGGGCGGCCCGCGGAGCCATATGCCGAGGCCGCGCGTGATCGCCTTAGCCAGTTGGTGGAGGCCAATGGCGGGCGTGTGGGCGTCAAGGCCGGTGAGCAGAAAAAGGATCGCTACGGGCGTACCCTGGCTCATCTGTATGACCGCGGCGGCAAGAACCTCGAAGCGCGGATGCTGGCCGAGGGTCTAGGTCAGCTGGTTGCGGTCGCGCCCAATGCGGCGCTGGTAACCTGTCATCGTCAGGCCGAGCGCCAGGCTCGCAGTGCCCGGGTCGGGCTTTGGTCGCAGTTGCGCCCCTTGCCGGCGCGGGCCGTTCGCAGCGGGGGCTTCGCGCTGCTCGAGGGGCAGGTACAACGGGTCGAGCGCAACCGGGGCGGGGTCTGGGTCGAGCTTGGCCATTCAGTGGTGCTGCGTATCGCGCCACAGGTACTGGATACCTTCGATCCGAAGCTGTTGCGTGAATTGCAGGGCAAGCGAATCGAAGCGCGTGGCTGGATGATCGACCGCTCCCGCAAGGGTGGGCTGAAGACCGGCCAGGCACGCTGGATGCTGCCTCTGACCCACGGGGCCATGCTGGAGGTATTGCCGTGA
- a CDS encoding penicillin-binding protein 1A, giving the protein MRLLKFFCWSVIAVFCALLLSVSGAFLYLSPTLPSVDALRSIELQIPLRVYSSDGKLIAEFGEMRRSPIAFADIPPDFTSALLAAEDDNFANHYGVDLTSLMRAATQLLKTGQIQSGGSTITMQVAKNFFLTSERSFSRKITEILLALQIERELSKNEILELYVNKIYLGHRAYGIEAAAQVYYGKSIRDLSLSQLATIAGLPKAPSAFNPLTNPTRAKERRDWILGRMHRLGRIDQARYETALAEPVDASYHVQTPEVPAPYVAEMARAEMVGRYGSDAYTQGFNVTTTVPSDLQQMANKALRDGLIDYDQRHGYRGPESRLPGMTRETWQAELSKQGLRGGLEPAIVTQVEKSGILVLTRRGSEEAVSWDSMKWARPFLNTNSLGPRPQQPADVVQIGDLIRVQRQDDESLRFVQLPSAQSALVSLDPQNGAIRALVGGFSFEQSNYNRAIQAKRQPGSSFKPFIYSAALDNGYTASSLVNDAPIVFVDDYMDQVWRPKNDNNTFLGPIRLREALYKSRNLVSIRLLQAMGIEQTLRYIERFGFNRQDLPRNLSLALGTANLTPMEIATGWTTFANGGHKVQPYLIQRIDNRHGDPLFIANPPSVPNAAQPEVPPPVNEEGVMSAAQAKPEQLPEAPEPAQAERILDERTAYIMTSMLQDVIKRGTGRRAMALGRTDLAGKTGTTNESKDSWFSGYNADYVTTVWAGFDQPESLGRNEYGGTVALPIWMSYMGAALKDKPNHSPAEPDGILTLRVDPHSGRAAAPGTPDAYFELFKSEDSPPPMNELDPGMGAPGSPLPADEAAPIDLF; this is encoded by the coding sequence ATGCGTTTGCTGAAGTTTTTCTGTTGGTCCGTTATCGCTGTTTTTTGTGCGCTACTACTCAGCGTCAGCGGTGCCTTCCTCTACCTGAGCCCGACTCTACCCTCTGTCGATGCCCTTCGCAGCATAGAGCTGCAGATCCCGCTTCGCGTCTACAGCAGCGATGGGAAGCTCATCGCAGAATTCGGAGAAATGCGCCGTTCCCCCATCGCCTTCGCCGACATTCCGCCTGACTTCACCAGCGCACTGCTCGCCGCAGAGGACGACAATTTCGCAAACCATTATGGCGTTGATCTTACGAGCCTGATGCGCGCTGCCACGCAATTATTGAAAACCGGTCAAATTCAATCGGGTGGTAGCACCATCACCATGCAGGTGGCGAAGAACTTCTTCCTCACCAGTGAGCGTAGCTTCTCGCGCAAGATCACCGAAATTCTTCTCGCTCTGCAGATCGAGCGCGAATTGAGCAAGAACGAAATCCTCGAGCTCTACGTCAACAAGATCTACCTCGGCCACCGTGCATACGGAATCGAAGCCGCCGCTCAAGTCTATTACGGCAAATCCATCCGAGACTTGAGCCTTTCCCAGCTTGCGACGATAGCCGGTCTTCCCAAGGCACCTTCGGCCTTCAACCCGCTGACCAACCCGACCCGTGCCAAGGAGCGTCGTGACTGGATCCTCGGCCGCATGCACCGCCTGGGCCGCATCGATCAGGCTCGTTACGAGACAGCGCTCGCCGAGCCGGTGGATGCCAGCTATCACGTGCAAACTCCTGAGGTGCCGGCACCTTACGTGGCCGAAATGGCGCGCGCCGAGATGGTCGGTCGTTATGGCAGCGACGCATACACCCAGGGCTTCAACGTCACCACCACGGTGCCCAGCGATCTTCAGCAGATGGCCAACAAGGCGCTGCGTGACGGTTTGATCGACTACGACCAACGCCACGGCTATCGAGGCCCGGAAAGCCGCTTGCCCGGCATGACCCGGGAAACCTGGCAGGCCGAGTTGAGCAAGCAGGGCCTACGCGGTGGGCTGGAGCCAGCCATCGTTACCCAGGTCGAGAAAAGCGGCATTCTGGTACTCACGCGTCGCGGCAGCGAAGAGGCCGTATCCTGGGACAGCATGAAATGGGCTCGCCCCTTCCTCAACACCAACAGCCTGGGACCCAGGCCACAGCAGCCAGCTGACGTGGTACAGATCGGCGACCTGATTCGCGTGCAGCGCCAGGACGACGAAAGCCTGCGCTTCGTGCAACTGCCAAGCGCACAGAGCGCCCTGGTTTCTCTCGACCCGCAGAACGGCGCGATTCGTGCTCTGGTTGGCGGTTTTTCCTTCGAGCAGAGCAACTATAACCGCGCGATTCAGGCCAAACGTCAGCCCGGCTCGAGCTTCAAGCCGTTCATCTACAGTGCCGCACTGGACAACGGCTACACCGCCTCGAGCCTGGTCAACGATGCCCCGATCGTGTTCGTCGACGACTACATGGACCAGGTGTGGCGTCCGAAGAACGACAACAACACCTTCCTTGGCCCGATCCGCCTGCGGGAAGCCTTGTACAAGTCGCGCAATCTGGTATCGATTCGCCTGCTGCAGGCCATGGGTATCGAGCAGACCCTGCGCTATATCGAGCGCTTCGGCTTCAACCGTCAGGACCTGCCACGAAACCTGTCGCTGGCACTCGGTACCGCCAACCTCACCCCGATGGAAATCGCCACCGGCTGGACGACGTTCGCCAATGGCGGGCACAAGGTTCAACCGTACCTGATTCAGCGCATCGACAATCGCCATGGTGATCCGCTGTTCATCGCCAACCCGCCAAGCGTGCCCAATGCCGCACAGCCTGAAGTGCCGCCACCGGTCAACGAAGAAGGCGTGATGAGCGCCGCGCAAGCAAAACCGGAGCAGTTGCCCGAAGCACCGGAGCCGGCACAAGCCGAACGCATTCTTGACGAGCGCACCGCCTACATCATGACCAGCATGCTGCAGGACGTGATCAAGCGCGGTACCGGGCGCCGCGCCATGGCGCTGGGCAGAACCGACCTGGCGGGCAAGACCGGGACCACCAACGAATCCAAGGACAGCTGGTTTTCCGGCTACAACGCCGATTACGTAACCACCGTGTGGGCAGGTTTCGATCAACCGGAAAGCCTGGGGCGCAACGAGTACGGCGGTACCGTGGCCCTACCGATCTGGATGAGCTACATGGGCGCCGCGCTCAAGGACAAGCCCAACCACAGCCCGGCTGAGCCTGATGGCATCCTGACCCTGCGTGTCGATCCGCACAGTGGCCGCGCAGCGGCACCAGGCACACCAGACGCCTATTTCGAGTTGTTCAAGAGCGAAGACTCGCCTCCCCCCATGAACGAACTCGACCCAGGCATGGGCGCGCCAGGCAGCCCACTGCCTGCCGACGAGGCGGCGCCGATCGACCTGTTCTGA
- a CDS encoding malic enzyme-like NAD(P)-binding protein has product MSDLKTAALEYHEKPRPGKLSVELTKPTATARDLSLAYSPGVAEPVREIARDPELAYRYTGKGNLVAVISDGTAILGLGDLGPLASKPVMEGKGVLFKRFAGVDVFDIEVDAESPQAFIDTVKRISITFGGINLEDIKAPECFEIERALIEQCDIPVFHDDQHGTAIVTAAGMLNALEIAGKTLPEAKIVCLGAGAAAISCMKLLVSMGAKVENIFMIDRKGVIHAGRDDLNQYKAVFATETTKRTLEDALTGADVFVGLSGPDLLSAEGLKLMAPNPIVFACSNPDPEIKPELAHATRNDVIMATGRSDYPNQVNNVLGFPFIFRGALDVRATRINEEMKIAAANALRELAKLPVPQEVCDAYGGISLEFGREYIIPKPMDARLITVVCDAVAKAAIESGVATLPYPKHYPLQSVADVFNG; this is encoded by the coding sequence ATGTCTGATCTGAAAACTGCCGCTCTCGAATACCATGAGAAGCCCCGTCCAGGTAAGTTGAGCGTCGAACTCACCAAGCCTACCGCCACTGCCCGTGATCTCTCTCTGGCCTACAGCCCGGGCGTCGCCGAGCCGGTGCGCGAGATCGCTCGCGATCCGGAGCTCGCCTACCGCTACACCGGTAAAGGCAACCTGGTAGCAGTCATTTCCGACGGCACCGCGATCCTCGGTCTGGGCGACCTCGGCCCGTTGGCCTCCAAGCCGGTCATGGAAGGCAAGGGTGTACTGTTCAAGCGTTTCGCCGGTGTCGATGTGTTCGACATCGAAGTCGATGCCGAGAGCCCGCAGGCGTTCATCGACACCGTCAAGCGTATCTCCATCACCTTCGGTGGCATCAATCTGGAAGATATCAAGGCTCCCGAGTGCTTCGAGATCGAGCGCGCGCTGATCGAGCAGTGCGACATCCCGGTCTTCCACGATGACCAGCACGGTACCGCGATCGTGACCGCGGCCGGCATGCTCAACGCCCTGGAAATTGCCGGCAAGACCCTGCCGGAGGCCAAGATCGTCTGCCTGGGCGCCGGCGCCGCAGCCATCTCCTGCATGAAGCTGCTGGTGAGCATGGGTGCCAAGGTCGAGAACATCTTCATGATCGACCGCAAGGGTGTGATCCACGCCGGTCGTGATGATCTGAACCAGTACAAGGCGGTATTCGCCACCGAAACCACCAAGCGCACTCTGGAAGATGCGCTGACCGGTGCCGACGTGTTCGTCGGTCTGTCCGGCCCGGATCTGCTGAGTGCCGAAGGCCTCAAGCTGATGGCGCCGAATCCGATCGTGTTCGCCTGCTCGAACCCGGATCCGGAGATCAAGCCGGAGCTGGCGCATGCCACCCGTAACGACGTGATCATGGCCACCGGTCGCTCCGACTACCCGAACCAGGTCAACAACGTGCTGGGTTTCCCGTTCATCTTCCGTGGTGCCCTGGACGTTCGTGCCACCCGCATCAACGAAGAGATGAAGATCGCTGCCGCCAACGCTCTGCGTGAGCTGGCCAAGCTGCCGGTACCGCAGGAAGTCTGCGACGCCTACGGCGGCATCTCCCTGGAGTTCGGTCGCGAGTACATCATTCCGAAGCCGATGGATGCCCGTCTGATCACCGTGGTCTGCGATGCGGTGGCCAAGGCTGCCATCGAAAGCGGTGTGGCGACCCTGCCGTATCCCAAGCACTACCCGCTGCAGTCGGTCGCCGACGTGTTCAACGGCTGA
- the rpmE gene encoding 50S ribosomal protein L31 — MKADIHPEYVAIDATCSCGNVIKTRSTLAKPLSLDVCSECHPFYTGKQKVLDAGGRIDRFKQRFGVFGAK, encoded by the coding sequence ATGAAAGCCGATATCCATCCGGAATACGTTGCCATCGACGCCACCTGCAGCTGCGGCAACGTCATCAAGACTCGCTCCACGCTGGCCAAGCCGCTGAGCCTGGACGTGTGCTCCGAGTGCCACCCGTTCTACACCGGCAAGCAGAAAGTGCTGGACGCTGGCGGCCGTATCGACCGCTTCAAGCAGCGTTTCGGTGTGTTCGGCGCCAAGTAA
- a CDS encoding M48 family metalloprotease — protein sequence MIRLLVALSLLAVLAGCAVNPATGRNDFVMMSEAQELALGRDAHQQILQQYPRYADEALQAYVQRVGERVARHSHRGQLDYRFTVIDSPDINAFALPGGYIYIHRGLLAYLGSEAELAAVLGHEVGHVTARHGVRQQSQSTAWGILGQAVAMGTGVGAAADVTGALGTAFVRGYGRDMELEADGLGAQYLARGGYDPQAMIEVVKVLKLQEDFARDQAARRGEQQPAGGYHGLFDTHPDNDRRLQQVLGPARALVNGQQEVNRDVFLQRLQNLPFGDSAESGIRRGERFYHRDLDFALTFPQGWSIINQPQTLIGHSADEQVFVAMTLEDNPRKLDAATLLRQRIGGNRLREEVPLQQAGLQGHMGVIDGSAPRRVAAILKGGKAYLFVGAVKGRAVQAQDDAQFIAAIKSFRPLQAAERTLAEPLRLQLVRVKAGQTVKALAAKSGLPGDAEGSLRLLNNLYPQGEPRPGEWFKTVR from the coding sequence ATGATTCGCCTGCTGGTCGCGCTCTCGCTATTGGCCGTGCTGGCCGGTTGTGCGGTCAACCCGGCAACCGGGCGCAACGATTTCGTGATGATGAGCGAGGCTCAGGAGCTCGCCCTTGGTCGTGACGCTCATCAGCAGATTCTTCAGCAATACCCGCGTTACGCCGACGAGGCGCTGCAGGCCTATGTGCAGCGTGTGGGTGAACGCGTGGCGCGGCACAGCCATCGCGGTCAGTTGGACTACCGGTTCACGGTGATCGACAGCCCGGATATCAATGCCTTCGCGCTGCCGGGCGGCTACATCTATATCCATCGCGGTCTGTTGGCTTACCTGGGCTCCGAGGCGGAGCTGGCGGCGGTACTCGGGCACGAAGTCGGCCATGTCACGGCGCGCCATGGCGTACGCCAGCAAAGCCAGTCGACGGCCTGGGGCATTCTCGGTCAGGCGGTGGCGATGGGTACCGGAGTCGGTGCGGCAGCGGATGTGACCGGCGCTCTGGGGACGGCATTCGTGCGTGGTTATGGTCGTGACATGGAGCTGGAGGCCGATGGCCTCGGGGCGCAATACCTGGCGCGCGGCGGCTACGACCCGCAGGCGATGATCGAAGTGGTCAAGGTGCTCAAGCTGCAGGAGGATTTCGCTCGTGATCAGGCTGCCAGGCGCGGTGAGCAGCAACCTGCTGGTGGCTACCACGGCCTGTTCGATACTCACCCTGACAACGATCGGCGCCTGCAGCAGGTGCTTGGCCCGGCCCGGGCGTTGGTGAACGGGCAGCAGGAGGTCAATCGCGACGTTTTTCTCCAGCGTCTGCAGAACCTGCCCTTTGGTGATTCGGCCGAAAGTGGTATCCGGCGCGGTGAGCGCTTCTATCATCGTGACCTCGACTTCGCGCTGACCTTCCCCCAGGGCTGGAGCATCATCAATCAGCCGCAGACGCTGATCGGTCACTCGGCTGACGAGCAGGTCTTCGTCGCCATGACTCTCGAGGACAACCCCCGTAAGCTCGATGCCGCGACGTTGCTGCGTCAGCGTATCGGCGGCAATCGCCTGCGCGAGGAGGTGCCGTTGCAGCAGGCTGGCCTGCAGGGTCACATGGGGGTGATCGACGGCAGTGCGCCGCGTCGGGTAGCCGCTATTCTCAAGGGCGGCAAAGCGTACCTGTTCGTCGGTGCGGTAAAAGGCCGCGCAGTGCAGGCGCAGGACGATGCCCAGTTCATCGCCGCGATCAAGAGTTTCCGGCCGTTGCAGGCTGCCGAGCGCACGTTGGCCGAGCCGTTGAGGCTGCAGTTGGTGCGCGTGAAGGCGGGCCAGACGGTCAAGGCCCTGGCGGCGAAGAGCGGCCTTCCCGGTGATGCCGAAGGCAGCCTGCGGCTGCTCAACAATCTTTATCCACAGGGCGAGCCCCGTCCCGGTGAATGGTTCAAGACGGTTCGCTGA